One Citrobacter amalonaticus genomic window carries:
- the araC gene encoding arabinose operon transcriptional regulator AraC, producing the protein MAEPQNDPLLPGYSFNAHLVAGLTPIDANGYLDFFIDRPLGMKGYILNLTIRGEGVIKNQGREFVCRPGDILLFPPGEIHHYGRHPDASEWYHQWVYFRPRAYWQEWLTWPSIFAQTGFFRPDEAHQPHFNELFGQIIHAGQGEGRYSELLAINLLEQLLLRRMEAINASLHPPMDNRVRDACQYISDHLADSHFDIASVAQHVCLSPSRLSHLFRQQLGISVLSWREDQRISQAKLLLSTTRMPIATVGRNVGFDDQLYFSRVFKKCTGASPSEFRAGCEEKVNDVPVKMS; encoded by the coding sequence ATGGCTGAACCGCAAAATGACCCTCTCCTGCCAGGGTACTCGTTTAACGCGCATCTGGTCGCCGGTTTAACGCCGATAGACGCCAACGGGTATCTGGATTTTTTTATCGACAGGCCGTTGGGGATGAAAGGCTATATCCTTAACCTCACGATTCGGGGGGAAGGGGTGATTAAAAATCAGGGGCGGGAGTTTGTCTGCCGACCCGGTGACATTTTGTTGTTCCCGCCGGGCGAAATTCATCACTACGGACGCCATCCGGATGCCAGCGAGTGGTATCACCAGTGGGTTTACTTTCGTCCCCGCGCCTACTGGCAGGAGTGGCTGACCTGGCCGTCCATTTTTGCGCAGACCGGTTTTTTCCGTCCGGACGAAGCGCATCAGCCGCACTTTAATGAGCTGTTCGGCCAGATTATCCACGCCGGACAGGGGGAAGGGCGCTACTCTGAACTGCTGGCTATCAACCTGCTGGAGCAGTTACTGCTGCGGAGAATGGAAGCGATCAACGCGTCGCTGCATCCACCGATGGATAACCGCGTGCGCGATGCCTGTCAGTACATCAGCGATCATCTGGCGGACAGCCACTTCGATATTGCCAGCGTTGCCCAGCACGTCTGCCTGTCGCCATCGCGCCTGTCGCACCTGTTCCGTCAACAGTTGGGTATCAGCGTGTTGAGCTGGCGTGAGGATCAGCGTATCAGCCAGGCGAAACTGCTGCTCAGTACAACACGCATGCCGATTGCCACCGTCGGACGTAATGTCGGGTTCGACGATCAGCTCTATTTCTCCCGCGTCTTTAAAAAATGTACCGGCGCCAGTCCGAGCGAGTTCCGCGCCGGTTGTGAAGAAAAAGTGAATGATGTGCCCGTGAAGATGTCATAA
- a CDS encoding DedA family protein: MQALLEHFILQSAMYSLIAVALVAFLESLALVGLILPGTVMMAGLGALIGSGELNFWHAWLAGIIGCLLGDWISFWLGWRFKKPLHRWSFMKKNKALLDKTEHALHQHSMFTILVGRFVGPTRPLVPMVAGMLDLPVAKFITPNIIGCLLWPPFYFLPGILAGAAIDIPAGMQSGEFKWLLLATAILLWLGGWLCWRLWRSGKAATDRLTHYLPKGRLLWLAPVVLGMGIVALVTLLRHPLMPVYLDILQKVVGY, encoded by the coding sequence ATGCAAGCATTGCTGGAACACTTCATTCTCCAGTCCGCCATGTACTCTTTGATTGCTGTGGCGCTGGTGGCCTTCCTGGAATCGCTGGCGCTGGTGGGGTTGATTTTACCGGGAACGGTAATGATGGCCGGGTTGGGCGCCCTGATCGGTAGCGGGGAACTCAACTTCTGGCATGCCTGGCTGGCGGGAATTATCGGTTGTCTGCTGGGCGACTGGATCTCGTTCTGGCTGGGCTGGCGCTTCAAAAAGCCGCTACACCGCTGGTCGTTCATGAAGAAGAACAAGGCGCTGCTGGATAAAACTGAGCACGCGCTGCATCAGCACAGTATGTTCACGATTCTGGTGGGACGCTTTGTCGGACCAACGCGCCCGCTGGTGCCGATGGTCGCCGGAATGCTGGATCTACCGGTGGCGAAATTCATTACGCCCAACATTATTGGCTGCCTGCTCTGGCCGCCGTTTTATTTTCTGCCAGGGATTCTGGCCGGCGCGGCAATTGATATTCCGGCGGGGATGCAAAGCGGCGAGTTTAAGTGGTTGCTGCTGGCGACAGCCATCCTGCTGTGGCTCGGTGGCTGGCTGTGCTGGCGCCTGTGGCGTAGCGGAAAAGCCGCGACGGACCGCTTAACGCATTACCTGCCAAAAGGCCGTCTGCTCTGGCTGGCGCCGGTGGTGCTGGGGATGGGGATTGTCGCGCTGGTGACGTTACTCCGCCACCCGCTGATGCCAGTGTATCTCGATATTCTGCAAAAAGTGGTGGGCTACTGA
- the thiQ gene encoding thiamine ABC transporter ATP-binding protein ThiQ produces the protein MLRLTDITWLYHHLPMRFTLSVARGEQMAILGPSGAGKSTLLSLIAGFLTPARGTLLIEGEDHTTTPPSRRPVSMLFQENNLFSHLNVEQNIGLGLDPGLKLNAEQKEKRRHIAQQMGIETLMARLPGELSGGQRQRVALARCLVREQPVLLLDEPFSALDPALRQEMLTLVSDICHARQLTLLMVSHSVEDAARIAPRSVVVADGRIAWQGKTDELLSGRASASALLGIKK, from the coding sequence ATGCTAAGACTGACTGATATCACCTGGCTCTACCACCATCTGCCCATGCGCTTTACGCTGTCCGTGGCGCGCGGTGAACAGATGGCGATTCTGGGACCAAGCGGCGCAGGGAAAAGTACGTTACTGAGTCTGATTGCCGGTTTTCTCACGCCTGCCCGCGGCACCCTGCTGATAGAAGGGGAAGACCACACCACCACGCCGCCATCACGTCGTCCGGTGTCGATGTTGTTTCAGGAAAACAATCTGTTCAGCCATTTAAACGTTGAGCAAAACATCGGTCTGGGACTGGATCCCGGACTGAAGTTAAACGCCGAACAGAAAGAGAAGCGCCGGCATATCGCACAACAAATGGGGATCGAGACGCTGATGGCCCGCCTGCCCGGCGAGCTTTCCGGCGGTCAGCGCCAGCGTGTGGCACTGGCGCGTTGTCTGGTACGCGAACAGCCGGTCCTGCTGCTTGACGAACCGTTTTCAGCCCTCGACCCTGCTCTGCGCCAGGAGATGCTGACCCTGGTAAGCGATATCTGCCATGCCCGGCAACTGACGCTGCTGATGGTGTCACACAGCGTCGAAGATGCGGCGCGCATTGCCCCACGCTCTGTCGTCGTGGCCGACGGTCGCATCGCGTGGCAGGGCAAAACCGATGAATTGCTGAGTGGCAGAGCCAGCGCCTCAGCGCTGTTGGGGATTAAAAAATAA
- the thiP gene encoding thiamine/thiamine pyrophosphate ABC transporter permease ThiP produces the protein MATRRQPLIAGWLIPGLCAATLMVAVALAAFLALWFNAPQAAWSSLWQDSYLWHVVRFSFWQAFLSAVLSVVPAIFLARALYRRRFPGRLALLRLCAMTLILPVLVAVFGILSVYGRQGWLASLWHMLGLEWTFSPYGLQGILLAHIFFNLPMASRLLLQSLENIPGEQRQLAAQLGIRGWQFFRFVEWPWLRRQIPPVAALIFMLCFASFATVLSLGGGPQATTIELAIYQALNFDYDPARAAMLALIQMVCCLALVLLSQRLSKAISPGTTLVQGWRDPDDRLHSRLTDALLIVLALLLLLPPLLAVMVDGVNRHLLDVLAQPILWQAVWTSLRIALAAGLLCVILTMMLLWSSRELRARQQLLAGQALELSGMLILAMPGIVLATGFFLLLNNSIGLPESADGIVIFTNALMAIPYALKVLENPMRDITARYTMLCQSLGIEGWQRLKVVELRALKRPLAQALAFACVLSIGDFGVVALFGNDDFRTLPFYLYQQIGSYRSQDGAVTALLLLILCFILFTVIETLPGRNAKTD, from the coding sequence ATGGCAACGCGCCGTCAGCCGTTAATTGCCGGCTGGCTGATCCCAGGCCTTTGTGCCGCCACGTTGATGGTGGCGGTGGCGCTGGCCGCTTTTCTGGCATTGTGGTTCAACGCGCCGCAGGCGGCGTGGTCCTCGCTGTGGCAGGACAGCTACCTGTGGCACGTGGTGCGTTTTTCCTTCTGGCAGGCCTTCCTGTCAGCGGTGCTTTCTGTCGTTCCAGCCATCTTCCTTGCCCGCGCGTTGTACCGACGCCGCTTTCCGGGGCGTCTGGCCCTGCTGCGCCTGTGCGCCATGACGCTGATCCTCCCGGTGCTGGTCGCGGTGTTTGGTATTCTCAGCGTCTATGGACGCCAGGGATGGCTGGCTTCGCTCTGGCACATGCTTGGGCTGGAGTGGACCTTCTCGCCTTACGGTTTGCAGGGCATCCTGCTGGCTCACATCTTTTTTAATCTGCCGATGGCAAGCCGCCTGCTGTTGCAGTCGCTGGAGAATATTCCCGGCGAGCAGCGTCAGCTTGCCGCCCAACTGGGTATCCGCGGCTGGCAGTTCTTCCGTTTTGTCGAGTGGCCGTGGCTGCGCCGCCAAATCCCGCCGGTCGCTGCGCTGATTTTTATGCTCTGTTTTGCCAGTTTCGCTACCGTACTGTCGCTGGGCGGCGGGCCGCAGGCGACAACCATTGAGCTGGCGATTTATCAGGCGCTGAATTTCGACTACGATCCTGCCCGCGCCGCCATGCTGGCGCTGATCCAGATGGTGTGCTGTCTGGCGCTGGTGCTCCTCAGTCAGCGATTGAGTAAAGCCATCTCTCCCGGCACCACGTTGGTTCAGGGGTGGCGCGATCCGGACGATCGGCTGCACAGCCGTTTAACCGATGCCCTGCTGATTGTCCTCGCACTGCTGCTGTTGCTTCCACCGCTGTTGGCGGTGATGGTCGACGGGGTGAATCGCCATCTGCTGGACGTGCTCGCACAGCCCATTTTATGGCAGGCGGTGTGGACTTCGCTGCGTATTGCGCTGGCAGCGGGTCTGCTGTGCGTGATCCTGACGATGATGTTGCTGTGGAGCAGCCGCGAACTGCGCGCCCGTCAGCAGCTGTTGGCAGGGCAAGCGCTGGAGCTAAGCGGGATGCTTATTCTGGCGATGCCTGGCATTGTACTGGCCACCGGCTTCTTCCTGTTGCTCAACAACAGCATCGGTCTGCCGGAATCCGCTGACGGCATCGTGATTTTCACCAATGCGCTGATGGCCATTCCCTACGCGCTGAAAGTGCTGGAAAACCCGATGCGCGATATTACCGCCCGCTACACCATGCTGTGTCAGTCGCTGGGGATTGAAGGCTGGCAGCGGCTAAAAGTGGTCGAACTGCGGGCACTGAAGCGCCCGCTGGCGCAAGCTCTCGCCTTTGCCTGCGTGCTGTCTATCGGCGATTTTGGCGTGGTAGCGCTGTTCGGCAACGATGATTTCCGCACCCTGCCGTTTTATCTGTATCAGCAAATTGGCTCTTATCGCAGTCAGGACGGTGCCGTCACTGCGCTCTTATTGCTGATCCTGTGCTTTATTTTATTTACCGTTATTGAGACGTTACCGGGGCGAAATGCTAAGACTGACTGA
- the thiB gene encoding thiamine ABC transporter substrate binding subunit codes for MLKKCLPLLLLCAAPAFAKPVLTVYTYDSFAADWGPGPAVKKAFEADCNCELKLVALEDGVSLLNRLRMEGKNSKADVVLGLDNNLLEAATQTQLFAKSGVASEAVNVPGGWKNDTFVPFDYGYFAFVYDKNKLKNPPKSLKELVESDQKWRVIYQDPRTSTPGLGLMLWMQKVYGDKTPQAWQKLAAKTVTVTKGWSEAYGLFLKGESDLVLSYTTSPAYHIIEEKKENYVAANFSEGHYLQVEVAARTAASKQPELAEKFLKFMVSPAFQNAIPTGNWMYPVANVTLPAGFEQLTKPATTLEFTSAEVAAQRQAWISEWQRAVSR; via the coding sequence GTGTTGAAAAAATGTCTTCCCCTTTTACTCCTGTGCGCAGCGCCTGCCTTCGCAAAACCCGTTCTTACCGTCTACACCTACGACTCGTTCGCCGCAGACTGGGGCCCTGGCCCGGCGGTGAAAAAAGCTTTTGAAGCCGACTGCAACTGCGAGCTGAAACTGGTAGCGCTGGAAGATGGCGTTTCACTCCTCAACCGCCTGCGGATGGAAGGGAAAAACAGCAAGGCCGACGTGGTGCTGGGGCTGGATAACAACCTGCTGGAAGCGGCGACGCAAACCCAACTGTTCGCGAAAAGCGGTGTCGCCAGCGAGGCGGTCAATGTTCCTGGCGGCTGGAAGAATGACACCTTCGTCCCGTTTGATTACGGCTACTTCGCTTTTGTGTATGACAAAAACAAACTGAAAAACCCACCGAAGAGCCTGAAGGAACTGGTCGAGAGCGATCAGAAATGGCGGGTGATTTATCAGGATCCGCGCACCAGCACGCCAGGACTTGGGCTGATGCTGTGGATGCAGAAAGTGTATGGCGATAAAACGCCGCAGGCGTGGCAAAAACTGGCGGCAAAAACCGTCACCGTCACCAAAGGCTGGAGCGAAGCTTATGGCCTGTTCCTGAAAGGTGAAAGCGATCTGGTGCTGAGCTACACCACCTCTCCGGCGTATCACATCATCGAAGAGAAAAAAGAGAACTACGTGGCGGCCAACTTTAGTGAAGGCCATTACCTGCAGGTGGAGGTCGCCGCGCGTACCGCAGCCAGTAAGCAGCCTGAACTGGCGGAAAAATTCCTCAAATTTATGGTTTCGCCTGCGTTTCAGAATGCTATCCCGACCGGCAACTGGATGTATCCGGTGGCGAATGTCACCCTGCCTGCCGGATTCGAACAACTGACGAAACCCGCAACGACCCTGGAATTCACGTCAGCGGAAGTGGCGGCACAGCGCCAGGCATGGATTAGCGAATGGCAACGCGCCGTCAGCCGTTAA
- the sgrR gene encoding HTH-type transcriptional regulator SgrR: MSSGRLQQQFIRLWQCCDGKTQDTTLNELADLLSCSRRHMRTLLNTMQERGWLTWEAEVGRGKRSRLTFLYTGLALQQQRAEDLLEQDRIDQLVQLVGDKTAVRQMLVSHLGRSFRQGRHILRVLYYRPMQNLLPGSALRRSETHIARQIFSALTRVNEENGELEADIAHHWQQISPLHWRFFLRPGIHFHHGRELEMDDVVSSLTRINALPLYSHISEIVSPTPWTLDIHLSQPDRWLPWLLGQVPAMILPREWETLSNFSSHPIGTGPYAVIRNTRNQLKIHAFDDFFGFRALIDEVNVWVLPDIGDEPNGGLTLKGPTDDEKAIESRLEEGCYYLLFDARTHRGANQAVREWVSRILSPSNLLYYADEQYQRHWFPAYGLLPRWHHARPGHGEKPAGLETLTLTYYHEHIEHQVIAQIMSQLLAEHQVKLEIQEIDYDQWHAGEIESDIWLNSANFTLPLDFSLFAHLCEVPLLQHCIPLDWEADAARWRTGEMNLAVWCQQLLASKAIVPLIHHWLIIQGQRSMRGLRMNTLGWFDFKSAWFAPPDP; this comes from the coding sequence ATGTCTTCTGGCCGTCTGCAACAACAGTTCATCCGCTTGTGGCAATGCTGCGACGGCAAAACGCAGGACACCACGCTCAACGAACTGGCGGATCTGCTGAGCTGCTCGCGCCGTCATATGCGCACGCTGCTCAATACCATGCAGGAGCGCGGCTGGCTGACGTGGGAGGCGGAAGTGGGACGCGGAAAACGTTCACGCCTGACCTTTCTGTATACCGGACTGGCGCTCCAGCAGCAGCGTGCGGAAGATCTGCTGGAGCAGGATCGCATCGATCAACTGGTGCAACTGGTCGGCGACAAAACGGCCGTGCGGCAGATGCTGGTTTCCCATCTGGGCCGCAGCTTCCGTCAGGGCCGTCACATCCTGCGCGTACTTTACTACCGCCCGATGCAAAATCTGCTGCCAGGCAGCGCATTACGTCGCTCAGAAACCCACATTGCCCGCCAAATCTTCAGCGCCCTGACTCGCGTAAATGAGGAAAATGGGGAACTGGAAGCCGACATTGCCCACCACTGGCAACAAATTTCTCCCCTGCACTGGCGCTTTTTCCTGCGTCCAGGGATCCATTTTCACCACGGGCGTGAACTGGAAATGGACGATGTGGTGTCGTCACTAACGCGCATTAACGCCTTACCGCTCTATTCGCACATCAGCGAGATCGTCTCGCCAACGCCCTGGACGCTGGACATTCATCTTTCGCAACCCGATCGCTGGCTGCCGTGGCTGCTGGGTCAGGTCCCGGCGATGATCCTGCCGCGCGAATGGGAAACCCTGAGCAATTTTTCCAGCCATCCGATTGGCACCGGCCCGTACGCGGTGATACGGAATACGCGCAACCAGTTAAAAATCCATGCTTTTGACGATTTCTTCGGCTTTCGGGCCCTGATTGATGAAGTGAACGTCTGGGTACTGCCGGATATCGGCGATGAGCCGAACGGCGGTCTGACGCTGAAAGGTCCCACTGACGACGAAAAAGCCATCGAAAGCCGTCTGGAAGAGGGGTGCTATTACCTGCTGTTCGACGCCCGTACCCATCGCGGCGCCAATCAGGCGGTCCGGGAGTGGGTCAGCCGCATACTGTCACCAAGCAACCTGCTTTACTATGCCGATGAACAGTATCAGCGCCACTGGTTCCCGGCCTATGGCCTGCTGCCGCGCTGGCATCATGCGCGGCCGGGCCACGGCGAGAAACCCGCCGGGCTGGAGACGCTCACGCTGACCTATTATCACGAACACATAGAACACCAGGTGATTGCACAGATCATGAGTCAGCTCCTGGCTGAACATCAGGTGAAGCTAGAGATTCAGGAGATCGACTACGATCAATGGCATGCCGGGGAAATTGAAAGCGACATCTGGCTTAACAGCGCCAACTTCACCCTGCCGCTCGACTTCTCTTTGTTCGCGCACCTGTGTGAAGTCCCGCTGTTACAGCACTGTATTCCGCTGGACTGGGAAGCCGATGCCGCGCGCTGGCGCACCGGCGAAATGAATCTGGCCGTGTGGTGTCAGCAACTGCTTGCCAGCAAAGCGATTGTCCCGCTGATCCACCACTGGCTGATTATTCAGGGCCAGCGCAGTATGCGCGGCTTGCGCATGAACACCCTCGGCTGGTTCGACTTTAAATCCGCGTGGTTTGCCCCGCCGGATCCCTGA
- the sgrT gene encoding glucose uptake inhibitor SgrT — protein MRQFYQKYFAATEGLSWLACLSAPQRLKMLEELMQWEVTA, from the coding sequence ATGCGCCAGTTTTATCAGAAGTACTTTGCCGCGACAGAAGGGTTGTCCTGGTTGGCTTGCCTGAGCGCGCCGCAGCGCTTAAAGATGCTGGAAGAACTGATGCAGTGGGAGGTGACAGCCTGA
- a CDS encoding sugar efflux transporter, whose amino-acid sequence MLWLMTMGRRLNGVYAAFMLVAFMMGVAGALQAPTLSLFLSREVGAQPFWVGLFYTVNAIAGIGVSLALAKRSDSQGDRRRLILFCCLMAIGNALLFAFNRHYLTLITCGVLLASLANTAMPQLFALAREYADSSAREVVMFSSVMRAQLSLAWVIGPPMAFMLALNYGFTVMFSIAAAIFALSFILIAFMLPSVARVEQPADVPVIQSGGWQDKNVRMLFIASTLMWTCNTMYIIDMPLWISTELGLPDKLAGILMGTAAGLEIPIMILAGFYVKRFGKRRMMLIAVTAGVLFYLGLIFFHSHQALLMLQLFNAAFIGIIAGIGMLWFQDLMPGRAGSATTLFTNSISTGVILAGVIQGAVAQSYGHFAVYWVIAAISLVTLVMTGRVKDV is encoded by the coding sequence ATGCTCTGGTTAATGACGATGGGACGACGTCTCAACGGTGTGTACGCGGCGTTTATGCTCGTCGCTTTTATGATGGGCGTGGCGGGGGCGCTACAGGCCCCGACGCTGAGCCTGTTTCTCAGTCGCGAGGTCGGGGCGCAGCCGTTCTGGGTGGGGCTGTTTTACACCGTTAACGCCATCGCCGGGATTGGCGTGAGCCTTGCGCTGGCAAAACGCTCAGACAGCCAGGGAGACCGCCGCAGGCTGATTCTGTTTTGTTGCCTGATGGCCATCGGTAATGCGCTGCTGTTTGCCTTCAATCGCCACTACCTGACGCTGATCACCTGCGGCGTACTGCTGGCGTCGCTGGCAAATACCGCGATGCCGCAATTGTTCGCGCTGGCGCGGGAATATGCCGACAGCTCGGCGCGTGAAGTGGTGATGTTCAGCTCAGTGATGCGTGCTCAGCTCTCACTGGCGTGGGTGATTGGCCCGCCGATGGCGTTTATGCTGGCGCTGAATTACGGCTTTACCGTGATGTTTTCGATTGCCGCCGCGATTTTTGCGCTCAGTTTCATCCTGATTGCCTTTATGCTGCCGTCCGTCGCCCGCGTTGAACAACCCGCGGATGTGCCGGTCATTCAGTCTGGTGGCTGGCAGGATAAAAACGTCCGTATGTTGTTTATCGCTTCCACGCTGATGTGGACCTGCAACACCATGTACATCATCGATATGCCGCTGTGGATTAGCACGGAGCTTGGACTGCCGGATAAGCTTGCCGGGATCCTTATGGGCACCGCCGCAGGACTGGAAATCCCGATCATGATCCTTGCCGGCTTCTACGTCAAACGTTTCGGTAAGCGCCGGATGATGCTTATTGCTGTCACCGCGGGCGTGCTGTTTTATCTCGGGCTGATTTTCTTCCACAGCCATCAGGCGCTGCTGATGTTGCAACTGTTTAATGCGGCGTTTATCGGGATTATTGCCGGTATTGGCATGCTCTGGTTCCAGGATCTGATGCCGGGCAGGGCCGGATCGGCGACGACGCTATTTACCAACAGCATTTCGACCGGCGTAATTCTGGCGGGGGTGATCCAGGGTGCGGTTGCCCAAAGCTATGGTCACTTCGCGGTATACTGGGTGATTGCGGCGATTTCGCTGGTTACGCTGGTGATGACCGGGCGGGTGAAAGACGTTTGA
- the leuD gene encoding 3-isopropylmalate dehydratase small subunit, with amino-acid sequence MAEKFTQHTGLVVPLDAANVDTDAIIPKQFLQKVTRTGFGAHLFNDWRFLDEKGQQPNPEFVLNFPEYQGASILLARENFGCGSSREHAPWALTDYGFKVVIAPSFADIFYGNSFNNQLLPVKLSDEQVDELFSLVKANPGITFEVDLVAQVVKAGDKSYSFKIDDFRRHCMLNGLDSIGLTLQHEAAITEYEDKQPAFMR; translated from the coding sequence ATGGCAGAGAAATTTACCCAACATACAGGCCTGGTTGTCCCGCTGGATGCCGCCAACGTCGATACCGACGCGATCATTCCTAAGCAGTTTTTGCAGAAGGTCACCCGCACCGGTTTTGGTGCCCACCTGTTCAATGACTGGCGTTTTCTGGATGAAAAAGGCCAGCAGCCAAATCCGGAATTCGTCCTGAACTTCCCGGAATACCAGGGGGCCTCGATTCTGCTGGCTCGTGAAAACTTCGGCTGCGGCTCTTCCCGTGAGCACGCGCCGTGGGCGTTGACGGATTACGGCTTTAAAGTGGTGATTGCGCCGAGCTTCGCGGACATTTTCTACGGCAACAGCTTTAACAACCAACTGCTGCCGGTGAAATTAAGCGACGAACAGGTCGATGAGCTGTTCAGCCTGGTCAAAGCCAATCCGGGGATTACATTTGAAGTGGACCTGGTAGCGCAGGTAGTGAAAGCAGGCGATAAGTCTTACAGCTTTAAGATCGACGACTTCCGCCGCCACTGCATGCTGAACGGTCTGGACAGCATCGGGCTGACGCTGCAGCACGAAGCCGCTATCACCGAGTACGAAGACAAGCAGCCCGCGTTTATGCGCTAA
- the leuC gene encoding 3-isopropylmalate dehydratase large subunit: protein MAKTLYEKLFDAHVVFEAQNETPLLYIDRHLVHEVTSPQAFDGLRAHGRPVRQPGKTFATMDHNVSTQTKDINASGEMARIQMQELIKNCNEFGVELYDLNHPYQGIVHVMGPEQGVTLPGMTIVCGDSHTATHGAFGALAFGIGTSEVEHVLATQTLKQGRAKTMKIEVNGNAAPGITAKDIVLAIIGKTGSAGGTGHVVEFCGDAIRALSMEGRMTLCNMAIEMGAKAGLVAPDETTFNYVKGRLHAPKGKDFDNAVAYWKTLQTDADARFDTVVTLQAEEIAPQVTWGTNPGQVISVTDNIPDPASFTDPVERASAEKALAYMGLKPGVPLTEVAIDKVFIGSCTNSRIEDLRAAAEVAKGRKVAPGVQALVVPGSGPVKAQAEAEGLDKIFIEAGFEWRLPGCSMCLAMNNDRLNPGERCASTSNRNFEGRQGRGGRTHLVSPAMAAAAAVTGHFADIRRIK from the coding sequence ATGGCTAAAACGTTATACGAAAAATTGTTTGATGCGCACGTCGTCTTTGAAGCGCAAAACGAAACCCCGTTGCTGTACATCGATCGACATCTGGTGCATGAAGTGACCTCTCCGCAGGCGTTCGACGGCCTGCGTGCGCATGGTCGTCCGGTTCGCCAGCCGGGCAAAACCTTTGCCACGATGGATCACAACGTCTCCACGCAGACCAAAGATATCAATGCGTCCGGCGAGATGGCGCGTATCCAGATGCAGGAACTGATTAAGAACTGCAATGAATTCGGCGTTGAGCTGTACGATCTGAACCACCCGTATCAGGGCATCGTTCACGTGATGGGGCCGGAACAAGGCGTCACCCTGCCGGGAATGACCATCGTCTGCGGCGACTCGCATACCGCGACCCACGGTGCCTTTGGCGCGCTGGCGTTCGGTATCGGCACCTCCGAAGTCGAGCACGTGCTGGCAACCCAGACCCTGAAGCAGGGCCGCGCTAAAACCATGAAGATTGAAGTCAACGGCAACGCCGCGCCGGGGATCACTGCGAAAGATATCGTGCTGGCGATTATCGGTAAAACCGGTAGCGCCGGCGGTACCGGCCACGTCGTTGAATTTTGCGGCGATGCCATTCGTGCTCTGAGCATGGAAGGCCGCATGACCCTGTGCAACATGGCGATTGAAATGGGCGCCAAAGCCGGATTAGTCGCCCCGGATGAAACCACCTTTAACTACGTCAAAGGCCGTCTGCACGCGCCGAAAGGTAAAGATTTTGATAACGCAGTCGCGTACTGGAAAACGTTACAAACCGACGCCGACGCGCGCTTTGATACGGTTGTCACCTTACAGGCTGAAGAGATTGCCCCGCAGGTAACCTGGGGAACCAACCCGGGCCAGGTGATCTCCGTGACGGACAACATTCCTGACCCGGCGTCGTTTACCGATCCGGTTGAGCGCGCCAGCGCCGAAAAAGCGCTGGCCTATATGGGCCTGAAACCGGGTGTGCCGTTAACGGAAGTGGCGATCGATAAAGTGTTCATCGGCTCGTGCACCAACTCGCGTATTGAAGATTTACGCGCTGCCGCAGAGGTTGCCAAAGGTCGTAAAGTCGCGCCGGGCGTCCAGGCGCTGGTGGTTCCAGGCTCTGGTCCGGTGAAGGCGCAAGCAGAAGCAGAAGGGCTGGATAAGATCTTTATCGAAGCCGGTTTCGAGTGGCGTCTGCCGGGTTGCTCCATGTGTCTGGCCATGAACAACGACCGTCTGAATCCGGGCGAACGCTGCGCGTCGACCAGCAACCGTAACTTCGAAGGGCGTCAGGGGCGCGGTGGTCGTACCCATCTGGTCAGCCCGGCGATGGCTGCTGCCGCCGCCGTTACCGGTCATTTTGCCGACATTCGCCGCATCAAATAA